The following is a genomic window from Pedobacter sp. KBS0701.
GCTTCCAGTTCACGTATTTCCTTCATCCTGCGGATATCGTGTTCTAAATCGTACTCTTCATTATTGATCAAAGCCTCGGCAATCCTCACCGCAGCTTCGGCCGAGTAAACACCTACCTTCTCCTCCAAATAACTGAAAACAACATTATAAATGCCTTCAGTTTTGGTCATGCGCGTTCTGCCAAAACCAGTTTCCATACCGGCGAGTGTCTGAATTTCCAGCGCAATGTGTTCAATCACGTGCCCCATCCAGGTTCCTTCTTTCACTCGTGTAAAAAAGCCACCTTCAACACCTTTTGAGCAACGGTGAGTAAACATGCTTGGCAACAGTTTCTCAATCCTTTCGCTAAATCCTTCTATTACGTTTGTTGGTTTTTGCTCTAAATCTTCTAAATCCAAGCGCATCTGGATCAGTTTCTTCCGGCTAATAGACCATATATTTGGTCCTCTTAATACTTGTATATTTAATATCTTCATGTAATGTTTTGTTCGTTTTTTATGTTAAAGAAGGATTTAGGAATCGATCTTTATATTCAATTTTAAGAATGAAATTGATGACTGTAAATTATACATTTATTTTGAAAATAGACGCTCCAATTAGCTAAATCAATTTTAACGTGTATTTGTTTTATTTTCAAGCACAATCCTGTTAATTTTAGGTTATAAAATTTTAACTTTTGTTAATAAACTGAATATTCTTTACAAAAAAAGTCGTGTTTTTTATCTTAAGCCTATATATTTGGGTTTTTTGATACAATTATAATACACAAAGAATGGTTCCGAAAGGTAAACTCATCATCATTGGTGGCGCAATAAACACAGGTAGCTTCGCAGAAACGCAATTTGGACTACCTGAAAATATGAATTTTTTTGAGCGTGGAATTTTAAAACGGATTACTACAGAATCATTAAGAGATACGCAATCTCGTTTTGAAATCATCACCACAGCGTCATTGATGCCTGAAAAAGTGGGTGAAGAATATATTAAGGCTTATGCACAATTAGACGTACATAATGTTGGTGTTCTTAATATTTCCAACCGCGAAGAAGCCAATTCTGATGAAAATTGTGAGCGTATCAAAGCTGCAGAGGTAATTATCTTTACCGGTGGAGATCAACTCCGTCTTTCTTCAATCTTCGGCGGAACAAAAATACATCAGATTCTATTAGATAAGTATAGAAACGAACCGGTGGTTATTGCAGGTACTTCGGCCGGGGCCGCTGCAAGTTCTAAAAACATGATTTATCAGGGTAGTAGCAAAGATGCTTTACTTAAAGGTGAGGTTAAAATTACAGGTGGATTAGGCTTTATTGATGATGTTATTGTAGATACGCACTTTGTTCAGCGCGGAAGAATTGGTCGCTTATTATATGCAGCGGCCAGTAATCCCGGTATTTTAGGGATCGGTCTTGGTGAAGACACCGGCCTTTTTATTTCAGATGGTCATACAATGGAGGCCATTGGCTCTGGCATGGTAATTTTAGTAGATGGCCGCACAATGGCCGATACCAATTTAACCGATGTAGAAATGGGTCAACCTGTCTCCATTAAAAATATGGTAGTACACGTGATGTGCGATGGCGACGTTTATGACTTAACAGACCATAGCTTAGTGATCCACCATCCAAAGGTTATTCCTATAGCGTAATTCAGTTAGCATTTAACAGTGGGCGATTTTCAGCCAGGATTTACCCAATCTTGATACTTGCTACTTCCGTTTTGATACCTGATACTAACATCTCAATACTACAAAAATGAAACTAATCATACATGGCGGCTTCTTCAGCGAATCGTCCACCAACCAGGAAACGAAAAAGGCGAAACAAGATGCTTTGACTTCGATTGTTACGCTCGGTCACGAATATCTAAAAACGCATACTGCTTTAGAAACCGTTGTTTATACTGTTGCGCTGTTAGAAGATAACGAGCTGTTTAATGCAGGCATCGGTTCGCAGATCCAAAGCGATGGAAAAGTGAGATTGAGCGCAGCGCTAATGGATGGTAAAACTGAAAAATTTAGTGGCGTAATTAATGTGGAAGATGTTAAAAATCCGATACAGATTGCGCAGAACCTATTAACATACGATGACCGGGTGCTTAGTGGTGATGGTGCCAAGCAATTTGCAAGAACAAACGGATTTGAATATTTCAATCCAGTTACACCACAGCGCCAGTCAGAATATGAAGCTAAATTAAACCAAAATAATAAAAAGGGAACGGTAGGCTGTGTAGCGCTTGATAAAGATGGAAATTTAGCAGCAGCAACCTCTACAGGTGGAAAAGGATTCGAAATCCCTTGCCGGGTAAGCGATTCTGCAACCGTGGCAGGCAACTATGCCAATCAATATGCGGGAATTTCTTGTACCGGAGTAGGTGAAGATATAGTAAGCGGCGCCCTGGCCGCAAAAATTGTAACCCGCGTTACAGATGGTTTTTCTTTAAAGGAAGCATCAGATAAATCTTTTGCTGAACTTAAAACTTTTGATGGCTTTGCAGGCATTGTAGGGATTTCTACAGCAGGGGAAGTGTACCATTGCCACTCTCATCCATACATGGTATGGGCATCTTTTGATGTTAATTTACAGGTATTTAGCTGAAATTAGATTTAAAGTATTATTTTTGTTGCATGACCAAAATTGTATTGGCTTTAATTGGCCTTTTTGCATCATTACAACTACAAGCTCAAAATATAGATAAATCTGAGATC
Proteins encoded in this region:
- a CDS encoding cyanophycinase, which produces MVPKGKLIIIGGAINTGSFAETQFGLPENMNFFERGILKRITTESLRDTQSRFEIITTASLMPEKVGEEYIKAYAQLDVHNVGVLNISNREEANSDENCERIKAAEVIIFTGGDQLRLSSIFGGTKIHQILLDKYRNEPVVIAGTSAGAAASSKNMIYQGSSKDALLKGEVKITGGLGFIDDVIVDTHFVQRGRIGRLLYAAASNPGILGIGLGEDTGLFISDGHTMEAIGSGMVILVDGRTMADTNLTDVEMGQPVSIKNMVVHVMCDGDVYDLTDHSLVIHHPKVIPIA
- a CDS encoding isoaspartyl peptidase/L-asparaginase, which encodes MKLIIHGGFFSESSTNQETKKAKQDALTSIVTLGHEYLKTHTALETVVYTVALLEDNELFNAGIGSQIQSDGKVRLSAALMDGKTEKFSGVINVEDVKNPIQIAQNLLTYDDRVLSGDGAKQFARTNGFEYFNPVTPQRQSEYEAKLNQNNKKGTVGCVALDKDGNLAAATSTGGKGFEIPCRVSDSATVAGNYANQYAGISCTGVGEDIVSGALAAKIVTRVTDGFSLKEASDKSFAELKTFDGFAGIVGISTAGEVYHCHSHPYMVWASFDVNLQVFS